From one Anabas testudineus chromosome 21, fAnaTes1.2, whole genome shotgun sequence genomic stretch:
- the phgdh gene encoding LOW QUALITY PROTEIN: D-3-phosphoglycerate dehydrogenase (The sequence of the model RefSeq protein was modified relative to this genomic sequence to represent the inferred CDS: deleted 1 base in 1 codon) — MAPISVKSVLISESVDPRCRTVLEENGIRVTEKQNMTKDALMAEIRDYDGLVVRSATKVTADVINAADNLKIIGRAGTGVDNVDVVAATRKGIIVMNTPSGNTISAAELTCALLMSLSRNVPQAAMSMKQGQWDRKKFMGAELYGKVLGIVGLGRIGKEVASRMQSFGMRTIGYDPITPPEVSASWGVEQMQLEQLWPQCDYITVHTPLMPSTVGLLNDESFAKCKKGVKVVNCARGGIIDEDALLRALESGQCGGAGLDVFVEEPPKNRPLVDHPNVISCPHLGASTKEAQARCGEDIALQIVDMVKGKNLVGAVNAQVLANTFCQESHQLIKLGEAVGAVLKSCTASKKPFSIQITTQGDCMKSSTGYLTSAVLVGLLNHESGFCPNLINVLSLAQESGIMVNQTHCAPDGAADGVCRVEIVADGISYKASGSVQGGVPVLLELSDSVFRQPVPLTGNLLLFKAPASPQLLSSVAGLLATEGVEIESFSAPIDRTGDLWYCVGVSSLLRDLGALKTSVKEAAQVTL; from the exons ATGGCCCCGATCTCCGTCAAGTCTGTTTTGATCAGTGAAAGTGTGGACCCCCGCTGCAGGACGGTGCTGGAGGAAAATGGCATCCGAGTCACGGAAAAGCAAAACATGACAAAGGATGCGTTGATGGCGGAGATCAGG GACTACGACGGTCTTGTGGTTAGATCTGCAACCAAAGTAACAGCTGATGTTATCAACGCTGCTGATAACCTCAAAATCATCGGCAGAGCTGGGACTGGTGTGGACAATGTGGATGTTGTGGCTGCCACCAGAAAGGGTATTATCGTGATGAA CACACCAAGTGGTAACACGATCAGTGCTGCTGAGCTGACATGTGCCTTGCTGATGAGCCTCTCAAG AAATGTGCCTCAAGCTGCAATGTCGATGAAACAAGGGCAA TGGGACAGGAAAAAG TTCATGGGTGCAGAGCTGTATGGCAAAGTGCTTGGAATAGTTGGACTTGGAAGAATAGGGAAAGAAGTCGCCTCAAGAATGCAGTCATTTGGCATGAGG ACTATTGGCTATGATCCAATCACTCCACCTGAGGTGTCAGCCAGTTGGGGTGTGGAGCAGATGCAACTGGAGCAGCTTTGGCCCCAGTGTGACTATATTACTGTCCACACTCCTCTAATGCCCTCTACCGTCG GTCTTCTTAACGATGAATCATTTGCCAAATGCAAGAAAGGAGTGAAGGTGGTGAACTGTGCACGTGGGGGCATCATTGATGAGGATGCTCTCCTCCGAGCTTTGGAGTCTGGACAGTGTGGAGGAGCAGGACTTGATGTCTTTGTTGAG GAGCCACCCAAGAATCGTCCACTGGTGGACCATCCCAATGTCATCAGCTGTCCTCATCTGGGAGCCAGTACCAAGGAGGCTCAGGCGCGGTGTGGAGAGGACATTGCCCTGCAAATTGTGGACATGGTGAAGGGCAAGAACCTAGTTGGAGCA GTGAATGCACAGGTTTTGGCCAACACGTTCTGCCAGGAATCTCACCAACTCATCAAACTGGGAGAAGCTGTTGGAGCTGTGCTGAAATCATGCACTGCTTCTAAGAAACCATTCAGCATCCAAATCACAACTCAAG GTGATTGCATGAAGTCCTCCACTGGTTACTTGACCTCTGCAGTGCTGGTTGGACTGCTGAATCATGAATCTGGCTTTTGCCCCAACCTCATCAACGTACTGAGCCTAGCCCAGGAGTCTGGAATCATG GTAAACCAGACCCACTGTGCGCCTGATGGGGCTGCTGATGGAGTGTGTAGGGTGGAGATTGTGGCCGATGGGATCAGCTACAAAGCAAGCGGCTCAGTTCAGGGTGGTGTGCCAGTCCTGCTGGAGCTGAGTGACAGTGTGTTCAGGCAGCCAGTCCCTCTCACAGGGAATCTGCTGTTGTTCAAAGCCCCCGCCAGTCCTCAGCTCCTCTCCTCAGTGGCTG